cctgaaaccattttacgacggaaatcattttacgtcgaaacaaacggagcattagtgaatttttatttgaataataataaaaaaattattgatgtgatataaaaagtgaaaaaaaatgtgaatgttttgatgttgattgttattaaaaaatgtgaaaaagtgagaaaaatcaCATGAATGGTAGAAAAGCCCTATTCTAACATGGCAAGCTACTTGCCAAACATGGCCTACAAAAGCAATTCGGAACAGTAGAAGTAATATATATACTCCGGAAAAATAGAATCATGTTTATAACTTCAATATCGCATCATCATAACACCAAGGTCGTCCCGATAACTTCCTTTGGAAATTTTAGGATTATGGTTGGTAGACTGGAATGATGATTGtctaataataagaataagtaTTTCCTGGGACACCGTGGAAAATGCCCCCCTTTACACAGGTTTGATAAAGCTCGGGCTTTCACCTGCAAGCGTGACCAAGGAATTTTTTGTACTCAAGGGGAGTCTAACCTTAAACCTGATACTTTATGAGACACCAGAACCAAGTaacttaccacttgagccaactcCCTTGAGGTTTAACATACCATTACTTGATGGCAAAGGGTCGTTGGAGATGGCGATGGACTGTGGCTAGTAGGAGTGTACCAGCAGTTGCAATTAGCGGTGATTGTCTCTAACTGTCAACCACAACCACCTTAGACGGTTATCAAATTTTCATAATCGCAATCGCACCACCCTAGATGGTTAATGGTTATTGAAACTCATAACCGTACTGCATAaccgttttttaaaaattggcattttgaatctattttgatattttagacCTTCATTGAgcctattttctctttttagagcatattttagatggttttggacatttttaaaaataattagaatgcTTCATCACGTAACAaagctcaattttttttttaatgaataaagatcaatttaattaaactaaaaaagaaaaccctatATCAGACACACCAAAATGAtgtcattttatatattattattattactttatatatataaaggtaagTGGTTAGTTGTTATTAATTACTACAACACTACTGCTTACTCATAAAAGCACTAACCATCCTGCGGTAGGCAGTTAACAATTTAATTTGTTCCAACCGCTTACAAGAGTAATTAGCCGTTATGAATCTTAAGAATTGCATGCCCTTCCAATTACAAAGAATTGCTGAGGACATCAATCCATCAGGTATCTGAGATAGAAAGTTATATAATGTGTAATATTCACCCAAAAAGGGATAATTCACGAGAGGATTTCTCGGCAAAAGTTTACGCAgcacaattaaaaaagaaaaaatcaaagtgGTGGCCGGTTGGTGGACGAATATAGAGCTAATTTTGACTGGACTTGGGTAATCTACTAGCTAGCTCCAACATATAGTAGGCGGCAAGGAGAGCCATGACAGTCAGCAGACGAAAATAGTCTATGAAGacgccagagagagagagagagagagagagagagggagggacaGAAAGGGACCTATCAACGCCACCAGGCTCAGGGTTATTTCTCTGTCGCAATACTACTCGTACAAAACGCTAGAAGCAGCCAACGCGGAACAATGCTGAGAAAAACCTAGAGTTGCCATGTGAATGCTCCACAGCTGCAGCATAAAGTTGGAGATTGTCACGGGTCAGGGGCACTGGGCACTGCAACTTCGTTCTTATAGGGATCATAATTCCTATAAagggaatttacaaaaataaaaaattcataggCGAGAGGGGACCAAAAATTGGTATTTGGATCCACCGGAGAGTATCGTCCCTGTAAAATTAAGGgcaaaattgtccaaaaaaaatgttaaaggaCAATTTTGTCCGTCTTTTTTACAACGACAGGATACTATTTATAATTTGGACATACAGTTATACCAAATTTCAAATCCTCTCTCAGGGAATACCAAAACCTCCTACAAGTCTCAACATTTCTATACATGAGTCTAATAAAGTGGTgtgtttttaaaacatataaaaatcGCGTACTTTCTTATTATTGCTATTTAAAATACATGTGAAAAActtatactattaaaaaaatatgtattttttacatgttaagagacacatgtcattttattagattggtttgtaaaaattaactacaaactggtttgtagatAATTTATGCCCGTTGACACACGTTCTTCATTTGACTTACATGCAGAAAATAACTTGCTTTACTAGCATGCCTTGAATAAATTTCACCAGAGGTGCGTCAACATGAGCACGATAAAACTAGACAAGAAGACTACTTTCGTTTAATCCAGCGGTTTTATaatgtacgatttaaaaaattaaagttaaacgtttggtaaatatgtaaaaatgctgtttttgcaatttcaaaaacgCAAAATCTCTAAAATTATGCATTTCTAATAACATTCATTTGCTTATAATTTGAAAAcgtgcaccaaaaaaaaaaaaaaaaaaaaaaaacagaaaatatctATTACATTTCCGGGAAGATAAAATATAAAGGGAAAAAATGTGCAATTATTTACAGCAACTTTTTTACAGAGCCAATCTAGACTGGCTTGCTTGTCGATCACTCAGTCTCTTACCAATCTTCTATTTCATCATCAGTACTCTCACGTTCTTTGTCATCCAAACTCATATTATCAAAATCGTCTTTGGTCTCGTTGCATTGCATCAATACCTGATGAGTTTCAAGACCTCCAGAGATTCCCTGTCCAAGCCATTTGAAGGCAGGTGTGTACTCCATAGTCACAGCCGAAAAATCGGAAAAACTCGTTCTGCTATAACCAATGAATCTACGTTTCACCATCTCATTCTGCAGTCATCACACCAATCAACAATTTGCTTAAACATCCTTTCTTTTGGGAGATGACTAAATTCTTAATACTCATACCACAGAGGACAATATTGTTCACTGCAACAATAgctcatttaatttaattccaTCAAATTAAGGCTATGTACAAGTACTTCTACCAGCAGTAACTGCAGTCACAATTCAATTGGAAGTATGATAAATCAAAGGTTCAAGATGAATTTATGATTGGCCAAGGGGCCACCATGAAAACGGTTCCTGGCTAAGGGGCCACCATGAAGCATGTAATTCAAactttcaaaatattctaaatataagtataattaTTTCATCCTTGAAGTTGGATGGACTAACTAAACCATTGTAGTAGACGTCATTAATCAGCCTTCATTAGTACTTTAGTAGTATTAAAGCCACAATCATCTCTAAAGTTtgtggacaaaaatttcctacaaaccaatttgtaggaaatttcatacaaatcatATCTAAGATTGATATATatcccttggcatgtgagaagcacatgccgTTTTACtagcatatgcttctcacatgcttaacgGACACATATCACTCTAAAGATTATTACCATCAGAAAAGTTCATTTACTTTGCACTACCGTGTTTTTCAGGGTTTGCACTTAAAAACTGTAAACTGGCAACAACCCACATGTAAAAAGAAGGCGGAGAAAaagatacaaaaagaaaagagccaATTCTACTTTATTGCATTGTGATGATTGGCCAAAATAAACCATTCTAGTAGCCATCAGAAATCACTCTTCATTGAGTTTTATTAACACCGCAATCATCTCTAAAGACTATTACCATCAGAAAAGCTCATCTACTATGCACTACCATGTTTTTCAAGGTTTGTTCTTAAAAACTGCTAACTGGCAACACCCCACatgtgagaaaagaaaaatgaaggcaAAAAGATACAGAATGAAAAAGAGCCAATTCTACCTTATTGCGCAGTGATGATTGCTCAATCTGCCAGAGCTTTGGCCGGCGAATAGCATGCCACCTGTGTACTCAAAAGAATTGTTGATATTACTTAAACACAAGCCCTTGCTTAAATATAGAATTAATTCGAGCCTTAGATGTAACCTGGAAGGTAATGGATGAGCATTTCCAAATAGCACCCCACGAACAGCAACTGAAGCAGCAGCTGATTGTAAAACATTTTCTGCTTCATTATATCTAGCCAGCATTCCACGGAAAGTAGCAAGAAGCATGTCGGCATCGCCTAAATATGAAGCCACAGCCCATGCATCATCTATTGCATCCTCACTCAGGAAATCTAGAACTACAAGAAAATTGTATGCAACAGTTGTAAATCAGTGTCTTGTATGGCAGAATCCAACAGTACTACAAGTTTCGGTAAGTTATTAACACAAGCTGCCACCCTTATTTGCATCCATGTCTAAAGCAGAAAGCAATGGTAATAAATTAAGGGAAATCACTAGTGAAGATAAAAAGATCACCATTTTCATGTAGAAAATCAGCAATAGGCCTTGCTTGCCCATGTGCTTGGCAGAGAATCTTTTCTGGAGAATCCATTTTCAATGGCAATCTTAATAATCTCTGCTGTAGAGGAAATTCATCCTGGTCTGCAAAACATGTGCACATATGTAAATAATCTTAAGTGGCAGGAAGAATAGCAATTATTAGTAAACAAAAGATAATTCAGTCCCCAACTTCAGAGTTATGTATTCCTCAATTATTATATTTGTtttaacaccccccccccccccccccccctttctttccttttttagcACACACATTGACACACAtactcaactcaactcaactaagcCTTAATCCCAATTAGACATTGAGGCATAtaaaactcaaaattaaaaGTCACTTTTCTCAGAACATACCCAATGCCATGGCATTTTCAGTGTCTCTTTTGTTATGCAGAAACTTTCCAAGAGCATGAAATAGAGAAAGTGTCTCATCTCTGCCAAATTGCAAGGAAAATCCATCTTCCATAGATCTGACCTCATCTGGTTTTTCTCTTGAGTATGTGGTAATGGTATCTCGTAAAGATAAGGAATGCATGGAATCAGGTTTGAGACAGAAGAATTGTAAAGATGTAATTGCCTGTCGGATGTCACCACAACTCACTTTGGCTATTAGATCCATTTGTGAAGCAGTCACATTACACTGCTCTTGTCTGCATATCCTAGAAAGTGTCTTCTTTATGGAATTATTTGTAATAGGATTGAAAACAACCTGAAATTTTGCAAATCCAGTTTGAAATGAGCATTCAATAACAATAATACATAATAACTGATACTAATTTGTTCAAGAAAGTAACCTTACAAGCCCCAGCACTCTCAAGACGCAACTGAAGCTCTTCCAAGCATCTTCCGGTGTGGTCTGCCGAATCAGTTTTACTGTAGTCCGTAAGCAATATAGCTGTTGGTATCTGCGCTGATTGCACAAGAAGATGCAAACAGTTTTGAAGTCTTTGAAAAGGAACTTTTCCATTTGTCACCGGAAGATCATCAATTAGGAGTACTGTAGGTGATTTTGACTCTTCAGTAGAGGATGACAGAATCAATCCATACTTCCTTATTCtctcaacaaaattttcaaactcaTCCAACTTAGACGTGTAGTTTATGCCTAGTAGTGGAAACATAGTCACCATCAGAAAGTAAAAATCTGTTAAATGCAGTACGtgcaataaaggaaaaaaaaatgcttgagCACCTGAACTCGAActcaaacatataaatatttcaTTGCCATGGTACCTATAGCATAGCATAAAGTTTTAAAGAAGTACTTCTCTGTGTGGGTTAATTGCAAAGTCACGAAACGTCTACATCACACTTTTCAATGATTTATCACAATTTATCATTATACCTAAAAACTTTATGCAAGCAATGTCACATACACCTTAAATACAGACCTCCTTTAGTGAACACTAGCAAATCCCTAAATGGAATCAAATATCAAAACTGTAAAGCATGGATTGATCCCATCACAAATGGTGGGAGACCAACCCATTGCTCATTGTGTGGCAATGAGCAATTCAAAAGGTAGGATGGGATGAAAAACCCTTCCTCCCCTGGTTCTAAAGGACCCACCATAACCTGACCCAAGCATTCTTCCCACGTCCCTCAATGAACAAAATCTAGTTTAAATACCTGTACTGGAGTTATGCAGATGTTCTTGCCAAATAATTGGCGTAGGTGTGTTCCATTCACACACTCTGGTTCCAAGGTGAGATGCAATTGCATGAATAGTTGCCTGCAAGAGATAAGCAATATTTTTCAGAATGAATGAAGAATCATCCTTTgccaatacaataaaaataaacaggGTAAACGCATTAATGCATGAATGAAGAGGGCAACAACATACAGATTTTCCAACTCCAGTTTGCCCAATGATGACAAGAACGTTACTAAGTTCATCCTGAAAATTAAGAAGACAAGATCATGACGGTCCAGAACAATAAATTTACAAAAGGAAAATGGAAGAGAGAGATGTTTATGCTCATATAGATCAATAAACTCTAGACCATTACATGATAGAACCCAACATTAAACTCACAATTTAATATCTCCAAACCctaagaaaaaggagaaagaaaaataaattacggGCAATCAAGATGAGAGAAAATATAAGTAACCTACTGTCAAGCACCTTTTGTATGATAGGTGGTTAAAATCCTAACATTTTAAGATGATATGGATGAAATGAAGTGTGGCACAGTGATCTAGCTTTTGCAGATCAAACGAAATTAATCGTCAGTTCcatcatcattatcatcatcCCTAGAACTGTAGGGTCTAGCCCACCTTTTCACACTAGCAACCATTACAATGACGATGAAACCATTACAAGTGCCAACTTCATTTGAAATGAGCAACATAATGCAAAACCTTGAATTGGAAGGCTTCTGCAGCCATTTGTGTCATGATTAAGAAACCGAGAGCACTTGTCTATACTAAAATCCATAGAACCCAAATGTCCTTACATCATTGCAAGTGACTTACTGCATCCTGAATCTTCTATCACAATATACCCCTACTTCTCACACTAGTATTGATTTGTTTCTTCCttccttcctcttttttttttttcctttctttttggaGGAAAGGAacttatacatttttttaacaaaaaaaaaaaaattgcactagTCACCACATAATTACCTTAGAAGATCTCAATCTTTCTTCAAACCACACCTTGACTTCTTCAACCTGCAGTTacaaggataaaaaaaaatttaaaaataaattaatttaaaaaagaaaaagaaaaagaaaaagaaagaaagaaagaaagatcagCATAATGCACATATTTGCAAAATGAAGCAAATTAACTTGACCTTCTTTTTGTGAACAGCAAGCTCTTCCAAGGAACGAGGTTTGTATTTATCAACCCAAAACCCCTTCGTGTT
Above is a genomic segment from Alnus glutinosa chromosome 12, dhAlnGlut1.1, whole genome shotgun sequence containing:
- the LOC133851812 gene encoding cell cycle checkpoint protein RAD17 isoform X2 produces the protein MVMGKSNDVVVLSSDGEDDDCSVSSSNRSYSKPKSRSLVTRSNPRGAKKARLSGSRSHLSKESSNTDEIRFFCEDFDEVFNNGFKVSAGFGGSNTKGFWVDKYKPRSLEELAVHKKKVEEVKVWFEERLRSSKDELSNVLVIIGQTGVGKSATIHAIASHLGTRVCEWNTPTPIIWQEHLHNSSTGINYTSKLDEFENFVERIRKYGLILSSSTEESKSPTVLLIDDLPVTNGKVPFQRLQNCLHLLVQSAQIPTAILLTDYSKTDSADHTGRCLEELQLRLESAGACKVVFNPITNNSIKKTLSRICRQEQCNVTASQMDLIAKVSCGDIRQAITSLQFFCLKPDSMHSLSLRDTITTYSREKPDEVRSMEDGFSLQFGRDETLSLFHALGKFLHNKRDTENAMALDQDEFPLQQRLLRLPLKMDSPEKILCQAHGQARPIADFLHENDFLSEDAIDDAWAVASYLGDADMLLATFRGMLARYNEAENVLQSAAASVAVRGVLFGNAHPLPSRWHAIRRPKLWQIEQSSLRNKNEMVKRRFIGYSRTSFSDFSAVTMEYTPAFKWLGQGISGGLETHQVLMQCNETKDDFDNMSLDDKERESTDDEIEDW
- the LOC133851812 gene encoding cell cycle checkpoint protein RAD17 isoform X1: MVMGKSNDVVVLSSDGEDDDCSVSSSNRSYSKPKSRSLVTRSNPRGAKKARLSGSRSHLSKESSNTDEIRFFCEDFDEVFNNGFKVSAGFGGSNTKGFWVDKYKPRSLEELAVHKKKVEEVKVWFEERLRSSKDELSNVLVIIGQTGVGKSATIHAIASHLGTRVCEWNTPTPIIWQEHLHNSSTGINYTSKLDEFENFVERIRKYGLILSSSTEESKSPTVLLIDDLPVTNGKVPFQRLQNCLHLLVQSAQIPTAILLTDYSKTDSADHTGRCLEELQLRLESAGACKVVFNPITNNSIKKTLSRICRQEQCNVTASQMDLIAKVSCGDIRQAITSLQFFCLKPDSMHSLSLRDTITTYSREKPDEVRSMEDGFSLQFGRDETLSLFHALGKFLHNKRDTENAMALDQDEFPLQQRLLRLPLKMDSPEKILCQAHGQARPIADFLHENVLDFLSEDAIDDAWAVASYLGDADMLLATFRGMLARYNEAENVLQSAAASVAVRGVLFGNAHPLPSRWHAIRRPKLWQIEQSSLRNKNEMVKRRFIGYSRTSFSDFSAVTMEYTPAFKWLGQGISGGLETHQVLMQCNETKDDFDNMSLDDKERESTDDEIEDW